In Flavobacterium gelatinilyticum, a genomic segment contains:
- a CDS encoding CPBP family intramembrane glutamic endopeptidase has product MFLEQGVNPENKFWKYLIGSVFIITASFIGQIPYSAAVLLKSFKDKQPFPTNNEEAMRIFEPNLTLFLVMLSFLFAFAGIYFVVKYMHHQTILSVTTSRQKVDWNRIFFSFFLWAVFSIISFFIIYFQKPEEFEWNFNLVPFLILVVVGSIFIPIQTSTEEYVFRGYLMQGFANLARNKWFPLLMTSVIFGSMHILNPEVTKMGYVIMIYYIGTGLFLGVITLMDEGMELALGFHAANNLVGALLVTSDWSVFQTHSIFKDLSEPSAGADVILPVVVVYPILLFIFSKKYKWTNWKEKLTGEITAAESLN; this is encoded by the coding sequence ATGTTTTTAGAACAAGGAGTTAACCCCGAAAATAAATTTTGGAAATATCTAATTGGATCCGTTTTTATAATAACCGCCTCATTCATTGGTCAGATTCCTTATTCAGCTGCTGTTCTTCTTAAAAGCTTTAAAGACAAACAGCCGTTTCCCACAAATAATGAAGAAGCCATGCGGATTTTTGAGCCCAATCTGACTTTGTTTCTGGTTATGCTTTCTTTTCTGTTTGCCTTTGCAGGGATTTATTTTGTTGTAAAATATATGCATCATCAGACGATTTTATCTGTAACCACCTCAAGGCAGAAGGTCGATTGGAACCGGATATTCTTCTCGTTTTTTCTTTGGGCGGTTTTTTCGATAATCAGTTTCTTTATTATTTATTTTCAGAAACCGGAAGAGTTTGAATGGAATTTTAATTTAGTTCCTTTTCTAATTTTAGTAGTGGTGGGCAGTATTTTTATTCCGATACAAACCAGTACTGAAGAATACGTTTTTAGAGGATATCTTATGCAGGGTTTTGCTAATCTGGCCAGAAATAAATGGTTTCCGTTACTTATGACCTCGGTAATATTTGGTTCGATGCACATCCTGAATCCCGAAGTAACTAAGATGGGATATGTTATCATGATTTATTATATAGGAACAGGATTGTTTCTTGGTGTTATAACATTAATGGATGAAGGAATGGAACTGGCATTGGGTTTTCATGCCGCTAATAATTTGGTAGGTGCTTTACTTGTAACATCAGACTGGTCTGTTTTTCAAACGCATTCTATATTTAAAGATTTATCAGAACCGTCGGCCGGTGCAGATGTTATTTTACCAGTCGTAGTCGTATATCCTATTTTGCTTTTTATTTTTAGTAAAAAATACAAATGGACCAATTGGAAAGAAAAATTAACCGGTGAGATTACCGCCGCTGAATCCTTAAATTAA